From Verrucomicrobiota bacterium, a single genomic window includes:
- a CDS encoding aminotransferase class V-fold PLP-dependent enzyme, with protein sequence MNIAELLANETLRHDAFPVTRERIFLGHAGVCPLPRRVAEAMAHVSLNGMSNDQETGLLDDFITTIRDRAAQLLHADAAEIALVGPTSVGLSLVANGLSFRKGDNIVVYFDDYPSNVYPWMALAEKGVQVRFLNTRGLGRIRPLDVLGQVDEQTRLVALASCHFLSGWRLDLEAIGKGLRARNVLFCVDGIQTLGAFPTTVEHVDFLAADAHKWLLGPSGAGILYVRKAVQDRLRPTLLGWHNVRCPDFVTQERLTYRPDARRYEAGTNNLVGLAGLSAALALILEVGLDNIARELLRKRAWLIPALQDKGWTVLNADAPENNQGGIFTLARPDTDIPAVQARLLEENVVTSLRADRSGKRYLRLSPHYYNTDEELRKVVELL encoded by the coding sequence ATGAATATTGCCGAACTCCTGGCCAATGAGACCTTGCGGCACGATGCCTTCCCGGTGACCCGGGAACGGATTTTCCTTGGCCACGCCGGGGTCTGCCCGCTGCCACGCCGCGTGGCGGAAGCCATGGCCCATGTCTCCCTCAATGGCATGTCGAACGACCAGGAAACCGGGCTGCTCGACGATTTCATTACCACCATTCGCGACCGGGCCGCCCAATTATTGCACGCGGACGCCGCAGAAATCGCCCTCGTGGGCCCCACCTCGGTGGGGCTAAGCCTGGTGGCCAACGGCCTTTCCTTCCGCAAGGGCGACAATATCGTGGTGTACTTCGACGATTATCCGTCCAACGTGTACCCATGGATGGCGCTCGCCGAGAAAGGCGTGCAGGTGCGGTTCCTTAATACGCGGGGCCTGGGCCGAATCCGTCCGCTCGATGTCCTCGGCCAGGTGGATGAACAAACCCGGTTGGTGGCGCTGGCCTCCTGCCATTTCCTGAGCGGCTGGCGCCTGGATTTGGAGGCGATTGGCAAAGGGCTGCGGGCACGCAACGTCCTATTTTGCGTGGACGGCATCCAAACGCTCGGGGCGTTTCCCACCACCGTCGAGCATGTGGATTTCCTCGCGGCGGACGCGCATAAGTGGCTGCTGGGCCCCAGCGGAGCGGGCATCCTGTACGTGCGCAAAGCGGTGCAGGATCGGTTGCGCCCGACGCTGCTGGGTTGGCACAATGTGCGGTGCCCCGATTTTGTTACGCAAGAGCGGTTGACGTATCGCCCGGACGCGCGGCGCTACGAGGCCGGCACCAACAACCTGGTCGGCTTGGCGGGCTTGAGCGCGGCCCTGGCCCTGATCTTGGAGGTTGGGCTGGACAACATCGCGCGGGAACTGCTGCGCAAACGGGCCTGGCTGATCCCCGCGTTGCAGGACAAGGGCTGGACGGTGTTAAACGCGGACGCGCCGGAAAATAACCAGGGCGGCATCTTCACACTGGCCCGGCCGGACACCGATATCCCAGCGGTCCAGGCGCGCCTGCTGGAGGAGAATGTCGTCACCTCCCTGCGCGCCGACCGTTCCGGCAAACGCTACCTCCGCTTATCTCCGCATTATTACAACACCGATGAGGAACTGCGCAAGGTGGTGGAACTGCTTTAA